In Onychostoma macrolepis isolate SWU-2019 chromosome 14, ASM1243209v1, whole genome shotgun sequence, a single window of DNA contains:
- the LOC131553740 gene encoding tripartite motif-containing protein 16-like isoform X1 — MAEARVFQDEFMCAVCLDLLKDPVAIPCGHSYCKSCITGCWDQEDQMRVYSCPQCRQTFSPRPALARNTMLAEVVEKLKKTKLLDDCYAGAGDVQCDVCTGRKYKAVKSCLVCLNSYCQNHLEQHESWFKAKRHDLTEATGRLQEMICQKHEKLLEVFCRTDQKCICVFCMMDEHKNHDTVSTAAQRTEKQKQLKETQKTLQQRIQQREKDLQQLRETVESHKRSAQTAVEDSERIFTELIRSIERRRSELIWLIRDQEKQAVSRAEGGLERLEQEINDLRRRDAELEQLSHTQDHIQFLQSFQSLSAPPESTDVNDDLFSSLFSSDGLRESVHQLRVKLEDFCKEDLKKISARVTLTTIVPRTRNDFLRYSHQLTLDLNTVNKNLCLSENNRVITVAGTVQPYPNHPDRFDCMSQVLCRESVWGRCYWEIEWSGDDVYISVSYKSINRKGRSVECLFGYNDQSWSLFCSPSKYLFRHSKIQARLPVKSIISRIGVFVNHSAGTLSFYSVSDTMSLIHTVQTTFTQPLYPGFYVGSGSSVKLC; from the exons ATGGCAGAAGCCAGAGTTTTTCAGGATGAGTTCATGTGTGCAGTGTGTCTGGATCTCCTGAAGGATCCAGTGGCCATTCcctgtggacacagttactgtaagagctgtattacaggctgctgggatcaggaggatcagatgagagtctacagctgccctcagtgcagacagaccttcagtccaagacctgctttagctagaaacaccatgctggctgaagtggtggagaaactgaagaagacCAAACTTCTTGATGACTGTTACGCTGGAGCTGGAGATGTTCAGTGTGACGTCTGTACTGGAAGAAAATACAAAGCTGTCAAATCCTGTCTGGTGTGTCTGAACTCTTACTGTCAGAATCACctcgaacaacatgagagttgGTTCAAAGCAAAGAGACACGATTTGACTGAAGCCACTGGACGACTGCAGGAGATGATCTGCCAGAAACATGAGAAGCTCCTCGAGGTTTTCTGTCGCACTGACcagaaatgtatatgtgtgttctgTATGATGGATGAACATAAAAACCATGACACTGTATCAACTGCAGCACAGAGGACAGAGAAACAG AAGCAGCTGAAGGAGACGCAGAAGACGCTCCAGCAGAgaatccagcagagagagaaagatctccAGCAGCTGAGAGAGACTGTTGAGTCTCATAAg cgctctgcacagacagcagtggaggacagtgagaggatctttactgaGCTCATCCGCTCCATTGAGAGACGCCGCTCTGAGCTGATATggctgatcagagatcaggaaaagcaagcagtgagtcgagctgaaggaggactggagcgactggagcaggagatcaatgatctgaggaggagagacgctgagctggagcagctttcacacacacaggatcacaTCCAGTTCCTGCAG agtttccagtctctctcagcACCTCCTGAATCTACAGACGTAAATGATGATCTCTTCagttctctcttctcttctgaTGGTCTGAGAGAATCTGTCCATCAGCTGAGAGTCAAACTGGAGGATTTCTGCAAAGAGGATCTCAAGAAGATCTCAGCCAGAG TCACATTGACCACCATTGTTCCCAGGACCAGGAACGACTTCCTACGAT attcccatcagcTCACTCTGGATCTCAACACAGTGAATAAAAACCTCTGTCTGTCTGAGAACAACAGAGTGATTACTGTCGCTGGCACAGTCCAGCCATATCCtaatcatccagacagatttgattgTATGtctcaggtgttgtgtagagagagtgtgtgggGACGGTGTTACTGGGAGATTGAGTGGAGTGGAGATGATGTGtatatatcagtgtcatataagagcatcaaCAGGAAGGGACGGAGTGTTGAGTGTTTGTTTGGATataatgatcagtcctggagtttgtTCTGCTCTCCCTCCAAATACTTATTCAGACACAGTAAGATACAGGCTCGTCTCCCTGTGAAGTCCATCATCAGTAGAATAGGAGTGTTTGTGAATCACagtgcaggaactctgtccttctacagcgtctctgacacaatgagcctcatccacacagtccagaccacattcactcagccgctctatcctgggttttATGTTGGTTCTGgatcatcagtgaaactgtgttga
- the LOC131553740 gene encoding E3 ubiquitin/ISG15 ligase TRIM25-like isoform X2 → MAEARVFQDEFMCAVCLDLLKDPVAIPCGHSYCKSCITGCWDQEDQMRVYSCPQCRQTFSPRPALARNTMLAEVVEKLKKTKLLDDCYAGAGDVQCDVCTGRKYKAVKSCLVCLNSYCQNHLEQHESWFKAKRHDLTEATGRLQEMICQKHEKLLEVFCRTDQKCICVFCMMDEHKNHDTVSTAAQRTEKQKQLKETQKTLQQRIQQREKDLQQLRETVESHKRSAQTAVEDSERIFTELIRSIERRRSELIWLIRDQEKQAVSRAEGGLERLEQEINDLRRRDAELEQLSHTQDHIQFLQSFQSLSAPPESTDVNDDLFSSLFSSDGLRESVHQLRVKLEDFCKEDLKKISARVTLTTIVPRTRNDFLRYIWSSVLRH, encoded by the exons ATGGCAGAAGCCAGAGTTTTTCAGGATGAGTTCATGTGTGCAGTGTGTCTGGATCTCCTGAAGGATCCAGTGGCCATTCcctgtggacacagttactgtaagagctgtattacaggctgctgggatcaggaggatcagatgagagtctacagctgccctcagtgcagacagaccttcagtccaagacctgctttagctagaaacaccatgctggctgaagtggtggagaaactgaagaagacCAAACTTCTTGATGACTGTTACGCTGGAGCTGGAGATGTTCAGTGTGACGTCTGTACTGGAAGAAAATACAAAGCTGTCAAATCCTGTCTGGTGTGTCTGAACTCTTACTGTCAGAATCACctcgaacaacatgagagttgGTTCAAAGCAAAGAGACACGATTTGACTGAAGCCACTGGACGACTGCAGGAGATGATCTGCCAGAAACATGAGAAGCTCCTCGAGGTTTTCTGTCGCACTGACcagaaatgtatatgtgtgttctgTATGATGGATGAACATAAAAACCATGACACTGTATCAACTGCAGCACAGAGGACAGAGAAACAG AAGCAGCTGAAGGAGACGCAGAAGACGCTCCAGCAGAgaatccagcagagagagaaagatctccAGCAGCTGAGAGAGACTGTTGAGTCTCATAAg cgctctgcacagacagcagtggaggacagtgagaggatctttactgaGCTCATCCGCTCCATTGAGAGACGCCGCTCTGAGCTGATATggctgatcagagatcaggaaaagcaagcagtgagtcgagctgaaggaggactggagcgactggagcaggagatcaatgatctgaggaggagagacgctgagctggagcagctttcacacacacaggatcacaTCCAGTTCCTGCAG agtttccagtctctctcagcACCTCCTGAATCTACAGACGTAAATGATGATCTCTTCagttctctcttctcttctgaTGGTCTGAGAGAATCTGTCCATCAGCTGAGAGTCAAACTGGAGGATTTCTGCAAAGAGGATCTCAAGAAGATCTCAGCCAGAG TCACATTGACCACCATTGTTCCCAGGACCAGGAACGACTTCCTACGAT ATATCTGGTCATCtgtactgagacactga